One stretch of Leadbetterella byssophila DSM 17132 DNA includes these proteins:
- a CDS encoding alpha-L-fucosidase — MRICIYLLFFAFTLKAQNTLHPVSTSYTYPTDPLVAEKLEKWRDQKFGMIIHWGIYAVPGIIESWSICNEDWIERDSTIRYDDYKRWYWSQSEKFNPIKFNPEQWASAAKEAGMKYLVFTTKHHDGFSMFDTKWTDFKITSGPFRNHPRANVTQHVFEAFRKEGMMIGAYFSKPDWHSQYFWWDKYATPDRNVNYDIRKHPWRWNKFKEFTHGQINELTSEYGPVDILWLDGGWVRPRNTVTEEVLSWGAPIPDFDQEIDMPKVAQIARANQPGILVVDRTVHGEFENYRTPEQGIPSTKSEDPWESCITLGGAWSYVPGDQFKSAEWAIKTLVEIVSKGGNLLLGVGPTPEGEFLPVQLERLKEIGKWLERNGEGIYETRTVDQFKYEHFYFTRAKDQRRFAIRLNNEPLTEEVSWKGNAPKKGSKMFILDGNIPVKWQQEGELTRVFIPKKSLDKLAKDAAITFKFEQ, encoded by the coding sequence ATGAGGATCTGCATTTACTTACTTTTCTTTGCTTTCACTTTGAAGGCTCAAAACACCTTACATCCGGTATCCACTTCCTATACCTATCCCACAGACCCATTAGTAGCGGAAAAGCTTGAAAAATGGAGAGATCAGAAATTTGGAATGATCATCCATTGGGGTATTTATGCTGTACCTGGGATCATAGAAAGTTGGAGCATCTGCAATGAAGATTGGATAGAAAGAGACAGTACTATCAGATATGACGATTACAAGCGGTGGTATTGGTCGCAAAGCGAAAAATTTAATCCCATCAAATTTAATCCTGAACAATGGGCATCTGCAGCGAAAGAGGCAGGTATGAAATACTTAGTTTTTACAACTAAGCATCACGATGGATTTTCCATGTTTGATACCAAGTGGACGGACTTCAAAATCACTTCAGGGCCATTTAGAAATCATCCACGCGCGAACGTTACCCAACATGTATTTGAAGCTTTCAGAAAGGAAGGTATGATGATTGGGGCGTATTTTTCCAAGCCTGATTGGCATTCACAGTACTTTTGGTGGGATAAATATGCTACTCCTGACAGGAATGTCAATTATGATATCAGAAAGCATCCTTGGAGATGGAATAAATTTAAAGAATTTACGCATGGTCAGATTAACGAGTTAACTTCCGAGTACGGTCCGGTTGATATCTTGTGGTTAGATGGAGGCTGGGTGAGACCAAGAAATACGGTCACGGAGGAAGTATTAAGTTGGGGTGCACCCATTCCAGATTTCGACCAGGAAATTGATATGCCAAAGGTAGCACAAATAGCCAGAGCGAATCAACCGGGCATATTGGTAGTGGACAGAACAGTACACGGTGAATTTGAAAACTACAGAACTCCTGAACAAGGTATTCCGAGTACGAAATCTGAGGATCCTTGGGAGAGTTGCATAACTTTAGGAGGTGCTTGGAGTTATGTACCCGGAGATCAGTTTAAGAGCGCTGAGTGGGCTATCAAGACCCTTGTGGAAATTGTGTCTAAGGGAGGAAACTTGTTGCTAGGAGTGGGACCTACACCTGAAGGGGAATTTTTACCGGTACAGTTGGAGAGATTAAAAGAGATAGGAAAGTGGTTAGAAAGGAACGGAGAGGGCATTTATGAAACGAGGACAGTAGATCAGTTCAAGTACGAACATTTTTATTTTACCCGTGCCAAAGATCAGAGGAGGTTTGCTATTCGTTTAAATAATGAACCTTTGACAGAAGAGGTGTCTTGGAAAGGAAATGCGCCTAAAAAAGGGAGTAAGATGTTCATCCTAGATGGAAATATCCCGGTGAAATGGCAGCAAGAGGGGGAATTAACCCGAGTATTTATTCCTAAAAAATCTTTGGATAAATTAGCTAAGGATGCGGCGATTACCTTTAAATTTGAACAATAA
- the nadA gene encoding quinolinate synthase NadA, with protein sequence MKDLVEEIQRLKKEKNAVILAHYYQTADIQDVADYIGDSLGLSQEAAKTEADMIVFAGVRFMAETAKILSPQKKVVLPDFNAGCSLEESAPADKFMAFKEQYPDALVISYVNCSAELKTLTDIVCTSTNAVKIVESVPEDQQIIFAPDKNLGAYLNKVTGRNMILWDGACMVHETFSARLIEEMRNKYPNAKLLAHPESVNAVLEHADYIGSTTGLLKYTINSPEKEFIIATETGILHQMQKANPDKIFHVAATERNGTYCASCADCPHMKLNTMEKLYLCMRDESPEIILPESTIRDARKPIDRMLEISAQFGL encoded by the coding sequence ATGAAAGATTTGGTTGAAGAGATACAAAGACTGAAAAAGGAGAAAAATGCGGTGATTCTAGCGCATTATTATCAAACAGCAGATATTCAGGATGTAGCAGATTATATAGGTGACAGTCTTGGGTTATCTCAGGAAGCTGCGAAAACGGAAGCAGATATGATCGTTTTTGCCGGTGTGAGATTTATGGCAGAGACGGCTAAGATACTCTCGCCACAGAAGAAGGTAGTACTTCCTGATTTTAATGCAGGATGTTCTTTAGAAGAGTCTGCTCCGGCTGATAAATTCATGGCTTTTAAAGAACAGTATCCGGATGCATTAGTGATATCCTACGTCAATTGTTCTGCGGAGCTTAAAACCTTAACAGATATTGTTTGTACCAGTACAAATGCAGTTAAGATTGTGGAAAGTGTACCGGAAGATCAACAAATCATCTTTGCACCTGATAAGAATTTAGGAGCATATTTGAACAAGGTTACCGGTAGAAATATGATCTTATGGGATGGGGCATGTATGGTGCATGAAACCTTCTCTGCTCGCCTAATTGAGGAGATGAGGAACAAGTACCCCAATGCCAAGCTTCTGGCGCATCCAGAGAGCGTAAATGCGGTTTTAGAGCATGCTGATTATATAGGTTCTACTACCGGTTTATTGAAATATACTATAAACAGTCCGGAGAAGGAATTCATCATAGCTACTGAGACGGGTATTTTGCATCAGATGCAAAAAGCTAATCCGGACAAGATTTTTCATGTGGCTGCTACGGAGAGAAATGGTACGTACTGTGCTTCATGTGCAGATTGTCCTCATATGAAGTTGAATACCATGGAGAAATTATATCTCTGTATGAGAGATGAATCTCCGGAGATCATTCTTCCTGAGTCTACCATCAGAGATGCGCGTAAGCCAATTGACAGGATGCTTGAGATTTCAGCTCAATTTGGATTATAA
- a CDS encoding tetratricopeptide repeat protein, which translates to MCRSIVYSFLLILLSLGFCKGQEVEMAYAYFSQGEYEKAAEIYKKLSEDKKYANLIHNEYVATLMKLRDFTSAERFIKQQVSRFGTTLTYQADLAEVYEASGKKDLAAKEFEKIIEQAAGTDNKFFEVYNFFYRNQKLEWIVKLILKDREVSKIPFKYDNVLARTYNVLNQKDKMVEEAMGFGKRQNNPDYVKSAIQDSFVTEEEIKYIEDLLFQKIQNEPNETFYTDLLVWWFAQKGDFPRAFTQARAMDKRLNLGGAKIFELAYQSYISKDYKSAARMYQYIMDEYPDSDLYPYARTWMIKSKEELVKTTFPIEEEAIRDLIAQYQKMIQELGHNIKTSEAMRNMALLQAFYLHDYTEAVSTLETAVNTVHGNPKFRDQCKLDMGDIYLLRDEPWESTLLYMQVEKSQKEDNLGELARLKNAKLQYYTGQFELSRDILDVLKKATSKEISNDAMQLSLLIEDNTGLDTSEVALERFSRADLLIFQNKYQQGLDTLSVLWKDYKSHALADEILWLRANTLLKVNKIEEAIKDLEILVSEFHQDILADDALYLLARVTEENLKDKEKAMSLYRKVLTDYPGSVFSAQSRVRFRELRGDYIN; encoded by the coding sequence ATGTGCAGGTCTATAGTGTATAGTTTTTTATTGATCTTGTTGTCGCTTGGTTTTTGCAAGGGGCAGGAGGTGGAGATGGCCTACGCGTATTTCTCACAGGGGGAATATGAGAAAGCTGCTGAGATTTATAAAAAATTATCGGAGGATAAGAAGTATGCCAACTTGATACATAATGAATATGTAGCCACTTTGATGAAGTTGCGTGACTTTACTTCTGCGGAACGGTTCATTAAACAACAAGTAAGCAGATTCGGAACTACTCTCACTTACCAGGCAGATTTAGCAGAGGTGTATGAGGCTAGTGGAAAAAAGGATTTGGCCGCAAAAGAGTTTGAAAAGATTATAGAGCAAGCAGCGGGTACAGATAATAAGTTTTTCGAGGTATATAATTTCTTCTATCGTAATCAGAAATTGGAATGGATAGTAAAACTAATTCTTAAAGATAGAGAAGTATCCAAAATACCGTTTAAGTACGATAATGTACTTGCCAGAACCTACAATGTCTTAAATCAGAAAGATAAAATGGTGGAGGAAGCCATGGGATTTGGCAAGAGGCAAAATAATCCGGATTATGTAAAGTCGGCAATACAGGATTCCTTTGTGACGGAAGAAGAAATTAAATATATAGAGGATTTACTTTTTCAAAAGATCCAGAATGAACCTAATGAGACCTTCTATACGGATCTTTTGGTTTGGTGGTTTGCACAAAAAGGGGATTTCCCTAGAGCGTTCACGCAGGCGAGAGCCATGGATAAGCGTTTAAACCTGGGTGGAGCGAAGATCTTTGAGTTGGCCTACCAGAGTTACATTTCTAAGGATTATAAGAGCGCAGCGCGAATGTATCAGTATATTATGGACGAGTATCCCGATTCAGATCTATATCCTTATGCCCGTACTTGGATGATAAAAAGCAAAGAGGAATTAGTGAAAACTACTTTTCCCATTGAAGAAGAAGCCATCCGGGATTTAATAGCGCAGTATCAGAAAATGATACAGGAACTAGGCCATAATATTAAAACTTCTGAGGCCATGCGAAACATGGCTTTACTGCAAGCTTTTTATTTACATGATTATACAGAGGCCGTATCTACTTTAGAGACAGCGGTTAATACCGTTCATGGAAATCCTAAGTTCAGAGATCAGTGTAAGTTAGATATGGGTGATATCTACTTACTTAGGGATGAACCCTGGGAGTCTACTTTGTTGTATATGCAAGTAGAAAAGTCTCAGAAAGAGGATAATTTGGGTGAATTGGCTCGACTGAAGAACGCAAAGTTGCAGTATTATACTGGTCAATTTGAACTGTCCAGAGATATTTTGGATGTATTAAAAAAAGCAACTTCAAAAGAGATTTCAAATGATGCTATGCAACTGAGTTTGCTTATTGAAGATAACACCGGATTAGATACTTCAGAGGTAGCACTGGAACGCTTTTCAAGGGCTGATTTGTTAATATTCCAAAACAAATATCAACAAGGTTTAGATACTTTGAGTGTTTTGTGGAAAGACTATAAATCTCATGCCTTAGCAGATGAAATTCTCTGGTTAAGAGCCAATACTCTACTAAAAGTGAATAAGATAGAAGAAGCCATAAAGGATCTAGAAATCTTAGTAAGTGAATTTCATCAGGATATACTGGCAGATGATGCGCTCTATCTTTTGGCACGAGTTACTGAGGAAAATTTAAAGGATAAAGAGAAGGCTATGAGCCTGTATAGAAAGGTTTTGACGGATTATCCTGGCAGTGTCTTTAGTGCCCAATCCAGGGTAAGATTCAGAGAATTACGTGGAGATTATATAAATTAA
- a CDS encoding secondary thiamine-phosphate synthase enzyme YjbQ → MTQFFQKEIKLKPYKRGFHLITEQVTNALPEISQIQIGFLHIFLKHTSASITINENFDPTVRADFEAHFNASVPENAPYYQHNYEGADDMPGHLKSSILGNSLQIPITEGKLNLGRWQGIYLGEHRNYDTGRKLVLTAWGNIK, encoded by the coding sequence ATGACTCAATTCTTTCAAAAGGAAATCAAACTCAAACCCTATAAACGAGGCTTCCACCTTATCACTGAACAAGTGACGAATGCCTTGCCGGAAATCTCTCAAATCCAGATAGGTTTTCTACACATTTTCCTCAAGCATACTTCTGCTAGCATCACCATAAACGAGAATTTTGATCCAACTGTCCGCGCAGATTTTGAAGCTCATTTCAATGCTTCCGTACCCGAAAATGCACCCTATTATCAACATAATTATGAAGGAGCAGATGATATGCCTGGCCATCTGAAATCTTCTATCTTGGGAAATTCCCTACAAATACCCATCACAGAGGGGAAATTAAATCTGGGAAGATGGCAAGGTATCTATTTAGGAGAACATCGGAATTATGATACCGGAAGGAAGTTAGTTTTGACGGCTTGGGGAAATATAAAATAA
- a CDS encoding 3-keto-disaccharide hydrolase, with the protein MRILVLIMAALVANTSFAQKNKWVKLFDGKSLEHWYSWNVNDGNSTAGWSVVNGELTTDGKGGDLVTKKEYENFELEFEFKVSPKGNSGVIYKVQDKQKEKEQPYIYGPEYQIIDDVNYPSTPKDVHKTGGNYDVYAPSDLSAVKPAGEWNKGKIKILNNKVEHWLNGKKVIEYEYASPKWVEDIAKSKFKSWPYATPHAKGKISLQGHGDTVWFKNIRIKEL; encoded by the coding sequence ATGAGAATTTTAGTCTTAATTATGGCTGCGCTAGTCGCAAATACAAGTTTTGCGCAGAAGAACAAGTGGGTTAAACTATTTGATGGAAAATCCTTGGAACATTGGTATTCTTGGAATGTAAATGACGGAAATAGTACGGCTGGCTGGTCAGTGGTCAATGGAGAATTGACAACAGATGGTAAAGGTGGAGATTTGGTGACAAAGAAAGAGTATGAAAACTTCGAACTAGAATTTGAATTCAAAGTTTCTCCAAAAGGTAATTCGGGTGTGATCTATAAGGTGCAAGATAAGCAGAAGGAAAAGGAACAACCTTATATCTATGGTCCGGAGTATCAGATCATTGATGATGTTAATTATCCAAGTACTCCAAAAGATGTACATAAAACTGGAGGTAATTATGATGTATACGCACCTTCTGATTTAAGTGCTGTGAAGCCTGCAGGGGAATGGAACAAGGGTAAGATCAAGATCTTGAACAATAAAGTGGAGCATTGGTTAAATGGGAAGAAGGTAATTGAATATGAATATGCAAGTCCTAAATGGGTAGAAGACATTGCTAAAAGCAAATTCAAAAGCTGGCCATATGCTACTCCTCATGCCAAAGGTAAGATCTCTTTACAAGGACATGGAGACACCGTTTGGTTCAAGAATATTCGTATTAAAGAATTATAA
- a CDS encoding 3'-5' exonuclease has product MKDILFLDIETVSLTEDFNDLPERLQEHWQKKVQHMKRAEPVEDVYVERAAIFAEFGKIICIGVGGETSGDLKVSCLYHEDERTLLLQFKELIERHPAGKRLILCAHNGKEFDFPYLCRRMIIHGIPLPDVLQMSGKKPWEIPHLDTLEMWKFGDYKHFTSLDLLAAVLGIEGSKGSLDGSKVNAAYYLEDRITDIIHYCMEDVVVLAQVFRRLRGQTLYTEIIRNPSPEKN; this is encoded by the coding sequence ATGAAGGATATTCTCTTTTTGGATATAGAAACTGTATCCTTAACAGAGGATTTTAACGACCTACCGGAACGTTTACAAGAGCATTGGCAAAAGAAAGTTCAGCATATGAAAAGAGCTGAACCTGTGGAAGATGTATATGTAGAACGGGCAGCCATTTTCGCTGAATTTGGTAAGATTATTTGTATTGGGGTAGGAGGTGAAACCTCTGGGGATCTGAAGGTTAGTTGTCTTTATCATGAAGATGAAAGGACTTTACTTCTACAGTTTAAGGAATTAATAGAAAGACATCCGGCAGGGAAGAGATTGATTTTATGTGCTCATAATGGAAAGGAATTTGATTTCCCTTATTTGTGCAGGCGAATGATCATACACGGAATACCCTTACCTGATGTTCTCCAGATGAGTGGAAAGAAACCTTGGGAAATACCACATTTAGATACTTTGGAAATGTGGAAATTTGGGGATTATAAGCACTTCACTTCTTTGGATTTATTGGCTGCCGTTTTAGGAATTGAGGGGAGTAAAGGCAGCTTAGATGGGTCTAAGGTAAATGCAGCATATTATTTGGAAGATAGGATTACAGATATTATCCACTATTGTATGGAGGATGTAGTAGTTCTAGCTCAGGTCTTTAGAAGACTGAGGGGACAAACTTTGTACACAGAAATAATCAGAAACCCCAGCCCAGAGAAAAACTAA